One window from the genome of Magnolia sinica isolate HGM2019 chromosome 4, MsV1, whole genome shotgun sequence encodes:
- the LOC131244051 gene encoding uncharacterized protein LOC131244051 gives MSDIPNCRPFRTVIPVKVFNNFSGVGNLRKVLQEGFRSDWDGVCGSRMERDGGRCGHLDEKRRTGLITEPVAAGGGPKQQRPKQRVMLIIGFWLVLETVIACAIYIYYLQRRRMKRRSQQRGQDELLLRHYPNNDNSTPASIEAFLHNYYSGMPTIEILLDSPTNS, from the exons ATGTCTGATATACCCAACTGTAGACCTTTTAGGACTGTCATCCCAGTGAAAGTGTTTAACAACTTCAGTGGGGTTGGGAACCTTAGGAAGGTTCTTCAAGAAGGTTTTAGAAGTGACTGGGATGGGGTTTGTGGGTCACGCATGGAAAGGGATGGTGGGAGATGCGGGCATCTTGATGAGAAGAGGCGAACTG GGCTTATAACTGAGCCTGTTGCTGCCGGCGGTGGGCCAAAGCAGCAGCGCCCAAAGCAGCGAGTGATGCTGATTATTG GATTTTGGCTCGTATTGGAAACTGTCATAGCATGTGCAATCTACATTTACTACCTTCAGAGGCGTCGGATGAAGCGAAGATCACAACAACGTGGTCAAGACGAGCTATTGCTTCGACACTATCCAAACAACGACAATAGTACCCCAGCTTCCATTGAAGCATTCCTACACAACTACTACTCCGGAATGCCGACGATCGAGATTCTCCTAGATTCTCCTACAAACAGCTGA